One Roseimaritima multifibrata DNA window includes the following coding sequences:
- a CDS encoding c-type heme family protein, whose translation MNTSFRSIGLFLIVASALVNQAVAEPPTKTETPSAATVAAVLPAPNLSEVEQRSRILHELISGSLQVMHRDLFDEDESLAIPSHSLEDVFSEMEESFQIEIRWMSVNTDALNTDHLPSDAFERQAAKVLASGKPHFAEAEAGRYRFAGPIRLASQCLKCHVQRRTSNEDRLAGLLISMPFEETPPAEKTESK comes from the coding sequence ATGAATACCTCTTTTCGTTCGATCGGCCTGTTTCTGATAGTCGCATCAGCGCTCGTCAATCAGGCCGTCGCAGAGCCACCGACCAAAACGGAAACGCCGTCAGCAGCGACCGTCGCAGCGGTCCTGCCAGCACCGAATCTTTCTGAGGTGGAACAGCGATCGCGTATTCTGCACGAATTGATCAGTGGATCGTTGCAGGTAATGCATCGCGACCTATTTGACGAAGACGAATCGCTCGCGATTCCTTCGCACTCTCTGGAGGATGTCTTTTCGGAAATGGAAGAGAGTTTCCAGATCGAGATTCGCTGGATGTCTGTCAATACCGATGCGTTGAATACCGATCATCTGCCAAGTGATGCGTTTGAGCGTCAAGCCGCGAAGGTTCTCGCCAGTGGGAAGCCGCACTTCGCAGAGGCTGAAGCGGGGCGTTATCGTTTTGCCGGACCGATTCGCTTGGCATCACAGTGTTTGAAGTGTCACGTCCAACGCCGCACCTCCAATGAAGACCGCTTGGCAGGATTGCTAATCAGTATGCCGTTCGAAGAAACGCCTCCTGCAGAGAAGACGGAATCAAAGTAG
- a CDS encoding carbon storage regulator has product MLVLTRKTQEAFELPDVDVLVRVLRCSPSNVQIGIQAPLAIRILRSELHHNDLRTLPGESGQSQQQASRLIRRLESQLAALDGLAGGVELSAVDGAHLTSLVLEEAHETLRQLRRQLVVSQCRDIPSLETRSQGQVKAVTGSVATSVPENVASDRVRQSNSVYAVSA; this is encoded by the coding sequence ATGTTAGTGCTGACTCGAAAGACCCAAGAAGCATTTGAATTGCCAGATGTCGATGTGCTGGTGAGAGTGCTCCGCTGTTCGCCCTCAAATGTTCAGATTGGGATTCAGGCTCCGTTGGCGATTCGTATTTTGCGATCAGAGCTGCATCACAACGACCTGAGGACGCTCCCAGGAGAGTCCGGGCAATCGCAACAGCAGGCCAGTCGTCTGATTCGACGACTAGAATCCCAACTCGCTGCACTGGATGGGTTGGCTGGCGGTGTGGAATTGTCCGCCGTCGACGGAGCCCATCTGACCAGTTTGGTATTGGAGGAAGCGCACGAGACATTGCGGCAGTTGCGCCGGCAACTTGTCGTGAGCCAGTGCCGCGACATTCCGTCCCTGGAAACGCGTTCACAAGGTCAAGTGAAGGCTGTGACCGGATCGGTGGCAACGTCGGTTCCCGAGAATGTGGCAAGTGATCGAGTCCGACAATCGAATTCGGTATACGCAGTCAGCGCGTAA